The following coding sequences lie in one Mercenaria mercenaria strain notata chromosome 5, MADL_Memer_1, whole genome shotgun sequence genomic window:
- the LOC123557779 gene encoding protein jagged-1-like: MALLTVILILSAFIPTFGQLHRPCSGTCDDVCYAEFSKYDANSFLASGKRATPRECCHESYCESQGTKCYTEQYRAYIANKFSRSCPTGQTVAVTSWCPGHYAYACKDICSALGRDRCENGGTCISYLNGIGYSCTCPQGFLGDICHIDIDECASSPCNSATSINCTDGANAYRCNCKPGYTGKNCQTDINECASYPCQSGSTCLDLVNGYMCLCPDGYTGQNCDIDVQCFRGIVPIPCDESYFNCTENWHFHSPCSKDSVLAGETRFPHPDSHEKFLMCDLSGKTYVVYCPPNEIFYADCSQCAAPGQVFSASCEKVVTGVINPCSRFNILQGNLFFPYPGVSSKYIHCDIWGHAWEQDCQPGYIWDQQDLTCIIPTTFSPCHQHGTLTQALYPHHCDPHLYVHCDGNGQSYIQACQPNYVFLPARLSCVPIGFPGSENLQNTCH, from the exons ATGGCTCTGCTAACGGTCATCTTAATTTTGTCGGCTTTCATTCCTACATTTGGACAAT TACACAGACCTTGCTCGGGGACATGCGATGATGTGTGTTACGCCGAGTTCTCTAAGTATGACGCTAATTCGTTTCTAGCAAGTGGCAAGAGAGCAACACCAAGAGAATGCTGTCATGAATCGTACTGCGAAAGTCAGGGAACAAAATGTTAC ACAGAGCAGTACAGAGCTTACATAGCCAACAAGTTTTCGAGATCCTGCCCTACTGGTCAGACAGTAGCAGTAACATCGTGGTGCCCGGGTCATTATGCATACGCTTGCAAAG ACATATGTTCAGCCCTTGGCAGAGATCGATGCGAGAATGGTGGTACATGTATTTCTTACCTTAATGGCATCGGTTATTCATGCACCTGTCCCCAAGGTTTCCTTGGAGATATCTGTCATATAG ACATAGATGAATGTGCATCAAGCCCTTGCAACAGTGCTACAAGCATTAATTGCACAGACGGAGCAAATGCTTACAGATGTAACTGCAAACCTGGATATACCGGAAAGAATTGTCAAACCG ACATCAATGAGTGTGCAAGTTACCCTTGCCAGTCCGGAAGTACCTGTCTGGACCTAGTGAATGGCTACATGTGCCTCTGTCCAGATGGTTACACAGGGCAAAACTGCGATATCG ATGTTCAGTGCTTTAGGGGCATTGTTCCAATACCCTGTGATGAGTCATACTTTAATTGTACAG AGAACTGGCATTTCCATTCACCTTGCAGTAAGGACAGCGTTCTGGCTGGGGAAACGAGATTTCCGCACCCGGACTCCCATGAGAAGTTTTTGATGTGTGATCTTTCTGGCAAGACTTACGTTGTGTATTGCCCACCAAATGAG ATCTTCTATGCCGATTGTTCTCAGTGTGCTGCACCTGGTCAAGTCTTCTCAGCTTCTTGTGAGAAAGTTGTTACTGGAGTTATAAACCCGTGCTCCCGGTTTAACATTCTACAGG gCAATCTGTTCTTTCCGTACCCTGGTGTAAGCAGCAAGTACATTCATTGTGACATATGGGGACATGCTTGGGAACAGGACTGTCAACCGGGTTACATCTGGGACCAACAGGATCTTACTTGCATCATACCAACGACATTCAGCCCATGTCACCAGCATGGAACACTCACCCAAGCCCTATACCCTCATCACTGCGACCCACACCTCTATGTACACTGTGACGGGAATGGACAATCGTACATTCAAGCATGCCAGCCCAACTACGTCTTCTTGCCAGCCCGACTCTCATGTGTACCTATAGGTTTCCCAGGATCCGAAAATCTACAAAACACATGTCATTGA